A stretch of DNA from Juglans microcarpa x Juglans regia isolate MS1-56 chromosome 5D, Jm3101_v1.0, whole genome shotgun sequence:
AAATCAGTATGGCTTGAAAACGttttcacagagagagagagagagagaacttccAGAGAAATGCGTGAAAGAGGCAGCACCGCATGAGGGACAAAAACGTAAAGTAATTAGCAAACCAAAAAATACTATTCCTATGCCAATAGCCACTTttatataaagataaagacatatatatatatatatatatatatatatatagtactttttaCCAAAGTTATCATGGCATGTGGCATCTACTGAGCCATTGGATcaccttttaaaaaattattttttatccaaattgTTCATATCAAGTAGTGGAATAAGTTGAAAATGGATCAAATGAAACTAGAATTATTACACATGTATTAATAATTCAGTTCTTCTACATAAAACCGGCGGTGGAAACGGCCGGGTAATCGTTTGACACGACTTTATACCATGTCAacgatatattttttttttttttagaaaaaagagCTTTGGTTTCTATCCCATTTCTCTCACTAGTCACTCCAGATTAACCCAACACTAGAGTCTGGACACTATCCTctctttccctccctctctctctgcaaTTTTCTTACTTTGCAATTCATATCGTCTTCCTCTACACCTTCAAGCTAGGTTTCCATTAACAACTAGTTCACATCTGtattctcttcttcctcctcaatCTCATGATTATCACCATTGGcgtacaaaaaaataagaagcgGCAGAAGCTCAAGAACAGCCGCAACGTCCACAAATTGCTAGATCTTCATTTGTGTTGCAAAGGCTCAAACCCATCAACTTCTACACCTGTAGACAGATTCAGAACCCTGCAAACCATATGCATCACCATTCCAATGATAgccattgaagaagaagaaaaactagccattattttctctctctaaaagaaaatgaataaaagaaaaaatctcaacacttacaaaaaacaaaacaaaggaatcgagaaagagagagagtgaaaatggTTGAAGAGAGGGTCATGTGCCTGGGTTGCAAGTGAAGTATAGTGAGAGTGGGAGAGTGGGTGGCCGCaagtctacttttttttttttatcaaaaggcGTGCCGGTTGTGCGGCGTTTATCCTGGGTGGTTGCAAgaagcatttttcttaataattctATGATCTTCAATTTTGTACAGCTAGGACGACGTTCATTGGATGTCCTCGTGATCACGTGCCTgccatgcatgcagcatgcctATCATGATCTTCAATTTTGGTGTTCGACTTTGCTGCATGCGATATATAATATAGGCATGATGTATATGTAAGTGTATTGCCAAATAATCAACATTGCAATCAGTTCATGTTTGAATCAATAACTGATGAAATTATGCATCAATCCATATTATAATTAGTACGTATGATGGTATTGGGGCTATGCAGCTCCGATCCTCGTACGTACGAAGGACCAAACAAGTTAGTCCAGACGGTACTGATCAGCTTTcggttgcatgcatgcatgcaggtgtCTCGACTCTCATACACAGAGTCTTCATTCGGAATCATGCATGTTCTACGTTGAAGTACTAGTTACGATGGACTTATGTGATCTGGATTATTCAGTATCAGCAAGGGACGTACGTACGTTTGCTGGACATCCGATCGAACAATCAGCTTCAGATCATATATCATTTTTCAGCTAAGACCAAATTTTAACTGTGACGTGAACGTGTGGGGCCGGTCATgtactattaattattatgcGCTAATTACtagacttaaaaataaaaacattttaataataaaatgaaatttaccacttaattaaattaatatataacatgatGATCATATCATTAATTCTTTAGGGCAGTATTAATTAAGTACTACTCCTCCAGTACCTTTATAAGAAATTCTGTCCTTGAAATTCAACAAGAACATGGAGATTTCTCAAGATTAATATTACCTAGCTCGAGAAACAAGTGCATGTTGATACTTGTTTCGTATGTCGCGTCGCATGATGCCTAATCGATCTCATGCATGATTCTTCATGATACTTTCACTAGAGAGATTTTCTGGTTTCTTAGCTAGCTCCTACATCCTATGGCCCAAAAGTTCTATAGGACTCTTTTCGTAAGTGATCCTAATTCCGAACTTGTAGTGGCTCACGAGTTTAAGTCGGGACTTCATGGACGTATATATCTCCTTATAGCATAGACACGCGTGGAATACATCATGATCATTTGGGATTGGTCCGGCCGGTGGTAATTAAAGCTATCTTATAAGCCATTATCCTACTTTTTTCCAATATTTCAAAAGGTCCTATGATTAATCTAAGACTAACTTTGTGGCTAGACTATTTCTCATACAATAATAGCTATTATTGTATCATCcaaatcatgatatatatacaccttATGATCAAGTTTTTGTGGATGGAAGTACGCCTAGAGTTGTTATATTGGGATACTGAAGTACTTGGAGATCAGCGGAATATGCTAGCCAGGACCTGAATAATCCAACGAACTTGCAATAAGATTTAATTGACAAAGACATAGAGTAGTGAAGATGGCTAAGAGTCACCAAAAGAATTATGCAGACATCAGGTGCAAAGATTTGAGGTTTACCATAGTGGACAAAATTTTCATTAGATTGAATACTAATTaatagaaagaaatattttagtcacaaattaAAGGATTATACATGAAATACAACTAcataaattaacgtgactttatttaatttataagattgtaaaattatttttattgtaaaatagatgaTCATCTAACggattaaataaaattatgtcaatttataaaattatttttatataattcttttatagatTTAGCGCTTCTATTATCATATATTGCAAATCTATTAAAGGAATATAAGTTCAACTTTCTCTTAAAATAAACTTCAATCAACATAACACGTATCCTTCAAAATTTGGATTGTTTGGTCTAATTGTCCCGTCTGTTTGAAGTGTAAAGCAGTACTGAAATTTAAGGGAGTGCCATTGATTTGATCTTGTACACCCACCCTCCAGAATCTAGACGAAATTGGGGGGATCATGACCAGCAGTTAAAATTCGAGTACTATGGGAACATGCAATAATACACGTAGTGCTTGCGCTGATCAGCCTGATGACAAAAACAGTACTACCATCCCTGTCCGGCCTTCCAACGGCTATAATATTTTCACTTCCcgcgcgctctctctctctctctctctctctctctcctctttgaCTCTGTTCTCTCATACACATATACATACCTGGCCTGCACATTCCGTACCACCAATATCCCAAGCTCCAGAGTCCTGCccaacttctctctctctctctactcttcTCCGAAAACATTGAAACCCTGGCttgtctctctcttcctttcccaaTTCCCAAAGCTCCTTTCttgcttgctagctagctagctacctacCTCGGGTCCTCGCTCGctctcttttaattaatttccatcAAGAAGATCATTAATTAAATCACACCTACTTCCATCGTCAACCTCCCACCGTAAGTATGGGCAAGTTCGACGCCCTCCGTCGATTACTCCCTTCTTGCTTCTTCCCCACCTCGCAAACCAACGCCGCCACCGCCACAACCACCACCAAGAAACGCCTCAGCACCTCGCTCCGGGAAGATCTGCCCGACTACACTGAACAAGATATTCACAAGAATCAAGACCGAGACTCCCAGGCATCTTCCACCTCCAGTGATAGCGTTCCGGCTTCCATCACCTCCAGTACTACCCCTCTTGCCCAGCCTCGCCCTTCCAGATCGATGGTGGTCGGCACCATTTTCGGGCCCCGCCGCGGCCACGTCTGGTTTTGTGTCCAACAAGACCGCCTCTCCTCCAGACCCACCGTCCTCCTCGAGCTTTCCATCTTGACCAACCAGCTCGTCAAAGAAATGCGAGGCGGGCTCGTTCGTATCGCCCTCGAGTGCGACAAGTCCGAGCTAGGGTCGTGCCCTCTCCGCTCGGTTCCCGTCTGGACCATGCACTGCAACGGCCTCAAGCTCGGGTTCGCGGCCAAGAGAAAGGCAAGCGAGCGGGTCAGATCGATGCTGAAGACCATGCAATCCACGACGGTCGGAGCAGGAGTCATACCGGCAGGGTTCGGGTCTTCGGCGTCGGAGGAGATAATTTACATGAGGGCTAATTATGAGCATGTGGTGGGGAACTCGGACTCGGAGTCGTTCCACCTCATAAACCTGGACGAGTGCAGTACTGGTCAAGAATTCAGCGTGTTCTTGCTTAGGTCCAGGAATGGGAAATTCCTTTGAATGGAGAAAGAGGTATTTTCAGTGCACAAAACTGGTTATTTACGTTGTGGTAGGCATCGTATGTTCATCTTGGGACTagaaaattagggttttcagTTTTGGGTAACCCTTGCAATCAGGGTGCTTgaaaatttattgttttcttgCACCTGAATCTGACGTTTTGGATTCATTGTTATTGGATTTTCTTTTAGGAAGAGCTGGGAATCAGGGATCACTAGTTATGTTAAGAAGACGATGAGTTTTCTCGGGTTAAGTCCAAAGGAATATTGGTCTTTTCAGACCATGAAATCGCATTCGTGTAACGTCTCATGCTTAATTAAACAGATAGATAGCTGGAATATTGGATGGAAATCTTTGAAATTCTATCCAATTCAATTCCGCTctttcacccttttttttttttttttttttttttttttttttttatttttttaatatagattgTAGATAGATATTTTAACTAACTTTTACTATATCATCATTAATTACAGagaaatttttatgatttttttaaaagattttatccACCAacaatataattagaaaatttgtaCTCATCATCCTATACTAcaaattatacataattttttattttatttttatttttgcttactAAATGCATGGTGTGTAGTTACTGAGTgaaaaaacttaattaatttaacaagAATCTGGTcatcttttttatattaataatactagatacaaattttaaatagacaagttctgaatatattctttataaaaatatagatctcactaaaaaaaataatttttttttttatttttttttttacactttttcaacatggagtctttttttttttttttttaaatatttacacgaaatttatctatttaaggGTGGGCTACCACTAGCTTAGAAATAAATTGATACCTGGTTTGGCCCTCATTTTGATGTTTGGGCTCTAACGTAGTGGGGGCTAGTATTAAAGAAATATCCACCTTCAGAAAGGGATTACCTTAACGGTTTGCCCAACCTTTTGGACGTGGAGGACCTTAATTTGTTACACAAACAGAgcaaaaagggaaaacaaaaaaccaaatccaaatatctcaattactaattattaaatgaaatacaaTCAATTGCGTTTTTCTCTCCGTTTCATTTTAACTATTGCATCCTTCTATAGCGCCACTGCATCATcagagaaaaaaaggaaacattaataaaaatgacacgttagttaataaaaaaattatatatgtaagttGGTATGAAGGATAAACCGCCGttgttttttaaagtaaatcaaattatgttatgttggaaatgtgaaatgtgaaatgttcaaacttcaattcatgattcaactatatatatataaatttttttttctaaacaagcatattatagatatatttaataGTTACATGATACAATAGTCAACAGGATGGGAAGCCCCAACATTCAACTTAAACCAGCATATACAAGTACAACacaagaaataaagataaaagaaaagggaTCTAGGGTTAATGATTTGACTAGGGCTgtgcaaaattttaaaatttctgaCTCCGCCCGACATccgctccgattccgactccgtcaGAGTCAGAGTGGTCGGAAAATGGAGTCGGAGTGCGAAGTGGCTCCAAATAAGGAGTCGGATTCGGAATCGAAGCTCGAAGGAGCTCCGAACTCTGACtccgattttttttaaaaaaaatcaaacgacGCGTCGTTTCATCACACGGGAGGTCCAAAACGTAGAAccccccttcccttcccttcccttcccccttcttccttcttccttacTCCTCCTTCTCTCTCAAGTCTCACGTCTGAATGGCTGAACCAATGAACCTCCACCTCGCCACCTTGTTCCCTCTCTGTTACTGCCGTGAGTCTTTGCTCCTCCGTAGTACGCGACTTCAATCCGAGCTTCAACCTACGGTGAGAACCCGATTCCgagccctaaaattaaattgCTTGATTTAAGTTTATGTATTCTGTTACTCATAGCATGCACATCTGagtattttgttgtgattgaaatgaatttgttttgtaaatttgtagtaaggacATGTGTTTGATAAATGTGTACTGAGTTTGTAAGTtgtgttgtatgcatgcaatgtgtttgataaaaagtGTAAGAGATGTTTCTATGAAATTAGACAGATTCTCCTTAAAGCAAtgtgttgtatgcatgcaaTATTGCAATGTGTTTAATCTGAAAGTATCAAGAACAACTGAAAgcatcatattattataatataactttttagtattatatttactttgaaatttgtaaaagctCAACATCCTGAGAGCCTGAGATGcaacatttttgtaaaaaactTCGAGTGCAAATCTGCAGAGCAAATACATTTTTCACATtgttaatacaataaaaattaatttattagagAACTTTAAAATCtaacatttaaattataaatatgacaTATGAACAATCATGTGGAGAGAATGGCACTAACTTgcaaataaatgtttttaattatcACTAATCTTTTAAAATTACTAGGAAGATAGTGCAGCTTGCCTGCAATTATACAGCCAGGTGATCGGTGAAAGGATGGTTATATGGAATCATTCATCCTGGCTGGCCCCAAAGATATATTGTTGCTAATTAATCAAGCACTGGCAATTAATCCTCTACCCCACTTGATAATACAGAATTATGtccttttttttaacacttgtttaatttataggcctttttatgttaaaaacatAGATTCATTTAATTGAGGTGCTGTTATTAATTTATGGTCTCGAAGTACTATACATAGGGTCTGCTTAAAAAGATCACCAACAATAATGAAAATGTCTAGCAATTAAATTTGTGCTAGCGGTctaaaatacatagcaaaaagAGAAGATATCGTTAATGCCAACTAGCATCATGCATGGGATAATTGAGTTTCATCGACAATAATGTAAAATAGTCACATGATCATTCTAGAGCCATATACACCTTTTTGCTTACCACGAAATGATTAAAATCCTCACAATCAAGTGCACTttctaatataaataaataaaatatgaaaaggattattaaataaaacactttttaattcttataaagaaagatattatatatcaaacttcttattatttcaaaaaaataatatttacatttttataaattgatatttacagttttagggTCTAATGCATTTAAATAATTGTGAAATGTAATGGAATCGACTTTGGCATGAGAATGAAGGGGTATTCTAGGTTTGCATCTATCTGTTTTGGTGTCTGGATGTGAAAGTTATTAGCTCCTGTTTACGTTTTAACTTGGATCCATGGTTCCATATTGCCGGTAAATGACCATTATGGAAGTAATTTGACCATCTTTCTAAATGACCATTGAGACACAAGTGGATCTATCTTTTCACCAAAACAAAACCAGTTTTGCTAGGGAAACAACTAAATAGATTCAAATTGGCATCAACAATCAGATAAACACAATTTCAAATTGATTAGAGAAGATTAATGGAATTGGCATCAACACTTTGCTGAGAAGATTAATGAAATTGGcatcaacaaaaccagttttGCTAGGGAAACATGAGCTACTCTAATTGTTTACTTATTTAGTTTCTTGTATGTTCTTTA
This window harbors:
- the LOC121264434 gene encoding protein MIZU-KUSSEI 1, whose protein sequence is MGKFDALRRLLPSCFFPTSQTNAATATTTTKKRLSTSLREDLPDYTEQDIHKNQDRDSQASSTSSDSVPASITSSTTPLAQPRPSRSMVVGTIFGPRRGHVWFCVQQDRLSSRPTVLLELSILTNQLVKEMRGGLVRIALECDKSELGSCPLRSVPVWTMHCNGLKLGFAAKRKASERVRSMLKTMQSTTVGAGVIPAGFGSSASEEIIYMRANYEHVVGNSDSESFHLINLDECSTGQEFSVFLLRSRNGKFL